From Streptomyces sp. TLI_105, the proteins below share one genomic window:
- a CDS encoding TOPRIM nucleotidyl transferase/hydrolase domain-containing protein — MADMRASADTRASADTRAFQDEMGRWAAGDSDGDTARDLAVSLGLRTAVLLEGPSDFAAVETLAARRGRDLAAEGVCVVSMGGAMSIARYAELLGPPGLDLRLTGLCDERERGFYERGLMRAGAPREDFFVCVADLEDELIRALGPARVEEIIRAEGDLRPWQTFLTQPAQHGRPRHQQLRRFLGTKKGRKIRYGALLVEAVDAARVPEPLDGLLASL, encoded by the coding sequence ATGGCAGACATGAGGGCATCGGCGGACACCAGGGCGTCGGCGGACACGAGGGCGTTCCAGGACGAGATGGGCCGCTGGGCGGCCGGCGATTCCGACGGAGACACGGCGCGGGACCTGGCCGTGTCCCTGGGGCTGCGCACGGCGGTGCTCCTGGAAGGACCGAGCGACTTCGCGGCCGTCGAGACGCTGGCCGCGCGGCGCGGTCGGGACCTCGCCGCGGAAGGCGTGTGCGTGGTGTCGATGGGCGGGGCGATGAGCATCGCCCGCTACGCCGAACTGCTCGGGCCGCCGGGGCTCGACCTGCGCCTGACGGGCCTGTGCGACGAACGCGAGCGGGGCTTCTACGAGCGCGGTCTGATGCGGGCCGGAGCCCCGCGTGAGGACTTCTTCGTCTGCGTGGCGGACCTGGAGGACGAGCTCATCCGCGCGCTGGGCCCGGCGAGGGTCGAGGAGATCATCCGGGCGGAGGGCGACCTGCGCCCCTGGCAGACCTTCCTGACCCAGCCCGCCCAGCACGGCCGGCCCCGGCACCAGCAGCTCCGGCGCTTCCTCGGCACGAAGAAGGGCCGCAAGATCCGCTACGGCGCCCTCCTGGTGGAAGCCGTCGACGCCGCCCGGGTACCGGAGCCGCTCGACGGCCTTCTGGCGAGTCTGTGA
- a CDS encoding cache domain-containing protein encodes MGRSTGLAGPAGAVADTDPVDAVIGRVRDALEEVFAAVAETGADTGALLAGATGAGREPVAADLTGLRPGLHARLGAHPLVSGVGFVAAPGLLTDVPGWLEWWQRGPDGAVRPLLLDLDPEHSAYSDYTHWDWYTLPRETGRRAVAGPYVDYLCSDEYSLTLSAPVALDGRFVGVAAADVYLRHFEAAVLPVLQRLAAPARLVNARGRVAASTDPAHLAGSLTKGPDFAAVLAGPPAEHRAGGLRLLPCGGTPLVLVTADD; translated from the coding sequence ATGGGCAGGAGCACCGGGCTCGCGGGCCCCGCGGGGGCCGTCGCTGACACGGACCCGGTCGACGCGGTCATCGGCCGCGTCCGGGACGCCCTCGAAGAGGTCTTCGCCGCCGTCGCCGAGACCGGCGCCGACACCGGCGCCCTGCTCGCCGGGGCGACCGGAGCGGGCCGCGAACCCGTCGCCGCCGACCTGACCGGACTGCGCCCCGGACTGCACGCCCGGCTCGGGGCCCATCCGCTGGTCTCGGGCGTCGGCTTCGTCGCCGCTCCCGGGCTCCTCACCGACGTACCGGGCTGGCTGGAGTGGTGGCAGCGCGGCCCCGACGGAGCCGTCCGGCCGCTCCTCCTCGACCTCGACCCGGAGCACTCCGCCTACTCCGACTACACCCACTGGGACTGGTACACCCTGCCCCGCGAGACCGGGCGCCGGGCCGTCGCCGGGCCCTACGTGGACTACCTGTGCTCCGACGAGTACAGCCTCACGCTCTCCGCGCCGGTCGCCCTCGACGGCCGGTTCGTCGGTGTGGCCGCCGCCGACGTCTATCTGCGGCACTTCGAGGCGGCCGTCCTCCCCGTGCTCCAGCGGCTGGCCGCACCGGCCCGGCTCGTCAATGCGCGGGGCCGGGTCGCCGCCTCCACCGACCCGGCCCATCTCGCCGGATCCCTCACCAAGGGCCCCGACTTCGCCGCCGTCCTCGCCGGGCCGCCGGCCGAACACCGCGCCGGCGGCCTGCGGCTGCTGCCCTGCGGCGGCACCCCGCTCGTCCTGGTCACGGCGGACGACTGA
- a CDS encoding MFS transporter: protein MVPRTPAPADSAPRVNVLLLAVAGAVTVANIYFPQPLLAAVARGLDVSERTAGLIASAAQIGYALGILLLVPLADSARLRRLTSVLLALTSGALLVAAAAPDVVTLTLATLALSTTTVLPQILTPVAAVLAGPGRQGRVVGLVGLGLTLGSTLSRTVSGAVADASGSWRGAYAVAAVATAALVLVLPRRLPERLGSRGGASYAGLLAGLPRLLRVHRELRTSALLGACVFAAFSVFWSVLAFHLAAPPLGYGPGAAGLFGVLTLPAALLSAAAGPLADRCGASVVNAGGLVCAGLGLAAAGLAPYSPVALVAGANLLVVGVSSCQVANQARIFGIGRAVAARVNTVFMLATFGGGALGSLAGSWLYAAHGWPAALLAAGACVAVGGLVVVSARPAVPSCVRDVTREAGGIRPRIPQGES from the coding sequence GTGGTCCCACGCACCCCCGCCCCCGCCGACTCCGCCCCGCGCGTGAACGTCCTGCTCCTCGCCGTGGCGGGAGCGGTCACCGTCGCCAACATCTACTTCCCGCAGCCGCTGCTCGCCGCCGTGGCGCGCGGTCTGGACGTGTCGGAGCGGACTGCGGGGCTGATCGCCTCGGCCGCCCAGATCGGGTACGCGCTCGGCATCCTGCTGCTCGTGCCGCTCGCCGACTCCGCGCGGCTGCGCCGCCTCACCTCGGTGCTGCTCGCCCTGACCAGTGGCGCCCTGCTCGTCGCGGCGGCGGCGCCCGACGTGGTCACCCTGACGCTCGCGACCCTCGCGCTCTCCACCACGACGGTGCTGCCGCAGATCCTCACCCCGGTGGCGGCAGTGCTCGCCGGCCCCGGACGGCAGGGCCGCGTCGTGGGTCTGGTGGGCCTGGGGCTGACGCTGGGGTCGACGCTCTCCCGTACGGTCTCGGGCGCCGTGGCCGACGCGAGCGGCAGCTGGCGGGGGGCCTACGCGGTGGCGGCCGTGGCGACGGCGGCGCTGGTCCTCGTGCTCCCCCGCCGGCTGCCCGAACGGCTGGGATCGCGGGGAGGCGCCTCGTACGCAGGGCTCCTGGCCGGGCTTCCCCGGCTCCTCAGGGTCCACCGGGAGCTGCGGACCTCGGCGCTGCTCGGGGCGTGCGTCTTCGCGGCGTTCAGCGTCTTCTGGTCCGTGCTCGCCTTCCACCTGGCGGCCCCGCCGCTCGGGTACGGGCCGGGGGCGGCGGGCCTCTTCGGGGTGCTGACCCTGCCGGCGGCGCTGCTCTCGGCGGCGGCCGGGCCGCTGGCCGACCGGTGCGGGGCCTCGGTGGTGAACGCCGGGGGGCTGGTCTGCGCGGGGCTCGGCCTCGCGGCGGCCGGGCTCGCCCCGTACTCCCCGGTGGCCCTGGTGGCCGGGGCGAACCTGCTGGTGGTCGGGGTCAGCTCGTGCCAGGTGGCCAACCAGGCGCGGATCTTCGGGATCGGCCGGGCGGTGGCGGCCCGGGTCAACACGGTCTTCATGCTGGCCACGTTCGGCGGCGGAGCCCTCGGATCCCTCGCCGGGTCCTGGCTGTACGCGGCGCACGGCTGGCCGGCCGCGCTGCTCGCGGCCGGGGCGTGCGTCGCCGTCGGCGGGCTCGTGGTGGTCTCCGCGCGACCGGCGGTCCCGAGTTGCGTCCGGGACGTCACACGGGAGGCTGGGGGTATCCGCCCGCGCATCCCGCAGGGAGAGTCATGA
- a CDS encoding FadR/GntR family transcriptional regulator yields the protein MRPNGRPDEAGGAAGTGAARRAVFAPVDTRARVDTVVRRIGDAIELGLLADGEQLPGETELAGQLGVSTVTLREALMALRQQGLVTTRRGRGGGSFVTLPDNPPEERLRARLADWSTEELRDLGDHWAAVSGAAALLAARRTQPGDLRPLTRTVEELAAAGDPATRSRLYGRFHVELAAAAQSARLTREEIALQTDLGALLCLVLDDPVHLANVSDRHRAVISAVQDEADERARTLAETCVRESVGRLIALRLGTPGHATEPRPEEDTHGQEHRARGPRGGRR from the coding sequence GTGAGACCGAACGGCAGGCCGGACGAGGCAGGCGGCGCGGCCGGGACCGGCGCGGCCCGCAGGGCCGTCTTCGCCCCCGTCGACACCCGGGCCCGGGTCGACACCGTCGTCCGCCGCATCGGCGACGCCATCGAGCTCGGACTCCTCGCCGACGGGGAACAGCTGCCCGGCGAGACCGAACTCGCCGGACAGCTCGGCGTCTCCACCGTCACCCTGCGCGAAGCCCTCATGGCCCTGCGGCAGCAAGGCCTCGTCACCACGCGCAGGGGCCGCGGCGGCGGCAGCTTCGTCACCCTGCCCGACAACCCGCCGGAGGAGCGGCTACGCGCCCGCCTCGCCGACTGGTCCACCGAGGAACTCCGCGACCTCGGCGACCACTGGGCCGCCGTCTCCGGCGCCGCCGCCCTGCTCGCCGCCCGCCGCACCCAGCCCGGGGACCTGCGCCCCCTCACCCGTACGGTCGAGGAACTCGCCGCCGCCGGAGATCCGGCGACCCGCAGCAGGCTCTACGGCCGCTTCCACGTCGAACTCGCCGCCGCCGCCCAGTCCGCCCGCCTCACCCGCGAGGAGATCGCCCTCCAGACGGACCTGGGTGCGCTCCTCTGCCTCGTCCTCGACGACCCCGTCCATCTCGCCAATGTGTCGGATCGTCACCGCGCCGTGATCTCCGCCGTGCAGGATGAGGCCGACGAGCGGGCCAGAACGCTCGCCGAGACGTGTGTACGGGAGTCGGTGGGGCGGCTGATCGCGCTGCGCCTCGGCACCCCCGGCCACGCAACCGAGCCTCGTCCCGAGGAGGACACGCATGGGCAGGAGCACCGGGCTCGCGGGCCCCGCGGGGGCCGTCGCTGA
- a CDS encoding M20 family metallopeptidase has product MGSEAIHDELDGRAAGVAGQVVAWRRHLHRHPELSNREVNTARLVADHLRALGLDEVRTGIAGHGVVGVLRGTAPGAAPGGGRVVALRADMDALPVRDLCGADFASEVVDADYPGGPFPVSHACGHDCHTAMLMGAATVLAGVRERLPGTVLFVFQPAEEGPPVTEEGGARAMVEAGAFAEPVPTMAFGMHVTPYPKGYVGYRTGNQYGASTLVRIVVTGKQVHGSTPWEGIDPMPAAGAVLTGIGQLYRQVSAFDAVTVTIGHVEDVGRFNVIGQTVTLWGTVRCAVESGMAEVQRRLTTLAEHSAAAYGATAAVEYLQSVPPVHNSGPWVEAGLPTLRRVAGGGRVLETGATLGYDDVSEFIGRFGGLYVMLGVQDATPDASGRPVPVEGGRGLVTNHNPHFYADDDTLVTGVRLHAHVAYDHLAGTLVPREEE; this is encoded by the coding sequence TTGGGCAGCGAGGCGATCCACGACGAACTGGACGGGCGGGCGGCCGGGGTGGCCGGTCAGGTGGTGGCCTGGCGACGTCATCTGCACCGGCATCCGGAGCTGTCCAACCGGGAGGTGAACACGGCCCGTCTGGTGGCGGACCACCTGCGCGCCCTGGGTCTCGACGAGGTCCGTACGGGCATCGCGGGGCACGGGGTCGTGGGCGTCCTGCGGGGGACGGCGCCGGGCGCCGCGCCGGGCGGCGGGCGGGTCGTGGCGCTGCGGGCGGACATGGACGCGCTGCCGGTGAGGGACCTGTGCGGGGCGGACTTCGCCTCCGAGGTGGTGGACGCCGACTACCCGGGCGGCCCGTTCCCCGTCTCGCACGCGTGTGGGCACGACTGCCACACGGCGATGCTGATGGGTGCGGCGACGGTGCTCGCGGGTGTCCGGGAGCGGCTTCCCGGCACGGTCCTCTTCGTGTTCCAGCCCGCCGAGGAGGGCCCGCCGGTGACGGAGGAGGGCGGGGCGCGGGCGATGGTCGAGGCGGGCGCCTTCGCCGAGCCCGTGCCGACGATGGCCTTCGGCATGCACGTGACGCCGTATCCGAAGGGGTACGTGGGGTACAGGACCGGCAACCAGTACGGCGCGTCCACCCTGGTCCGCATCGTCGTCACCGGAAAGCAGGTGCACGGCTCCACGCCCTGGGAGGGAATCGACCCGATGCCGGCGGCCGGGGCGGTCCTGACGGGCATCGGCCAGCTCTACCGACAGGTCTCGGCCTTCGACGCGGTGACGGTGACGATCGGGCACGTCGAGGACGTGGGCCGCTTCAACGTCATCGGCCAGACCGTGACCCTGTGGGGCACGGTCCGCTGCGCCGTGGAGTCCGGCATGGCGGAGGTCCAGCGCCGTCTGACGACGCTGGCCGAGCACTCCGCCGCGGCGTACGGCGCGACGGCCGCGGTGGAGTACCTGCAGTCCGTGCCGCCCGTGCACAACAGCGGGCCGTGGGTGGAGGCCGGGTTGCCGACCCTCCGCCGGGTGGCCGGCGGGGGACGCGTGCTGGAGACGGGGGCGACGCTCGGGTACGACGACGTCTCCGAGTTCATCGGCCGGTTCGGCGGCCTGTACGTGATGCTGGGCGTCCAGGACGCCACGCCGGACGCCTCCGGCAGACCGGTTCCGGTGGAGGGCGGGCGGGGCCTCGTCACCAACCACAATCCGCACTTCTACGCGGACGACGACACCCTCGTCACCGGCGTCCGCCTCCACGCGCACGTGGCGTACGACCATCTGGCGGGCACCCTGGTCCCGCGTGAGGAGGAGTAG
- a CDS encoding ABC transporter ATP-binding protein, protein MEGMAIRLTGLRKTYGRTEAVAGVDLEIADGEFFSMLGPSGSGKTTVLRMIAGFEAPTAGTVELAGRDVTRLAPFERDVHTVFQDYALFPHMTVEQNVAYGLKVRGVPRAERLVRARAALAQVGLDGLGRRRPAELSGGQRQRVALARALVGRPRVLLLDEPLGALDLKLRERMQVELKAIQREVGITFVFVTHDQEEALTMSDRIAVFHQGRIEQVAAPAEIYERPATPFVAGFVGTSNLLTGETARQVVGAAGTYSIRPEKIRILPDHKAPGDPGHTTAAGTVAEVVYLGDSTRFLVDLDGGGRLTALQQNLETSSADLAAFRGARIGLQWHPDHAVRVPESA, encoded by the coding sequence ATGGAGGGAATGGCGATCCGGCTGACGGGACTGCGCAAGACCTACGGCCGGACCGAGGCCGTGGCCGGGGTGGACCTGGAGATCGCGGACGGTGAGTTCTTCTCGATGCTCGGTCCCTCCGGCTCCGGGAAGACGACCGTGCTGCGGATGATCGCCGGCTTCGAAGCACCGACCGCCGGGACCGTCGAGCTGGCCGGCCGCGACGTCACCCGGCTGGCCCCCTTCGAGCGGGACGTGCACACCGTCTTCCAGGACTACGCGCTCTTCCCGCACATGACGGTCGAACAGAACGTCGCCTACGGCCTCAAGGTCCGCGGCGTGCCCCGCGCCGAGCGCCTGGTGCGCGCCCGGGCCGCCCTCGCCCAGGTCGGCCTCGACGGTCTCGGCAGGCGCCGGCCCGCCGAGCTCTCCGGCGGCCAGCGCCAGCGGGTCGCCCTGGCCCGCGCGCTCGTCGGCCGCCCCCGCGTCCTGCTCCTCGACGAACCCCTCGGCGCGCTCGACCTCAAGCTCCGCGAGCGGATGCAGGTCGAACTCAAGGCCATCCAGCGGGAGGTCGGGATCACCTTCGTCTTCGTCACCCACGACCAGGAGGAGGCCCTGACGATGAGCGACCGGATCGCCGTCTTCCACCAGGGCCGGATCGAGCAGGTCGCCGCTCCCGCCGAGATCTACGAGCGCCCCGCGACCCCCTTCGTCGCCGGTTTCGTCGGCACCTCCAACCTGCTGACCGGGGAGACCGCCCGACAGGTGGTCGGGGCGGCGGGCACGTACAGCATCCGCCCGGAGAAGATCCGGATCCTCCCCGACCACAAGGCGCCCGGCGACCCCGGGCACACCACCGCCGCCGGCACGGTGGCGGAGGTCGTCTACCTCGGCGACTCCACCCGCTTCCTGGTCGACCTCGACGGCGGCGGCCGGCTCACCGCCCTCCAGCAGAACCTGGAGACCTCCTCCGCCGACCTCGCCGCCTTCCGGGGCGCCCGGATCGGCCTCCAGTGGCATCCGGACCATGCCGTGCGCGTCCCCGAGAGCGCGTGA
- a CDS encoding TetR/AcrR family transcriptional regulator: MPYRRTPAVQARLDAQRASVVDAALKLLAEQGYAGCTMAAVAARAGIATGSVYRHFPSKAELAVELFRTVVSREVAAVSEAAGHPGHGSAAERVVAVIETFAQRALKSPRLAYALLAEPVDPAVDAERLVFRRAFRDVFAARVQEGVRSGELPPQDAVLTASALVGAGAEALVGPLAEGSVGPETVPALVTFTLRALGAPDADHA; the protein is encoded by the coding sequence ATGCCCTACCGACGCACCCCCGCCGTCCAGGCCCGGCTCGACGCCCAGCGCGCGTCGGTCGTCGACGCGGCCCTCAAGCTGCTCGCCGAGCAGGGGTACGCGGGCTGCACGATGGCCGCCGTCGCCGCGCGCGCCGGAATCGCCACCGGCAGCGTCTACCGCCACTTCCCGAGCAAGGCCGAACTCGCCGTCGAACTGTTCAGGACGGTGGTGAGCCGGGAAGTGGCGGCCGTCTCCGAGGCGGCCGGGCACCCCGGGCACGGTTCGGCGGCCGAGCGGGTGGTCGCCGTGATCGAGACCTTCGCCCAGCGGGCCCTGAAGTCGCCGCGCCTCGCCTACGCGCTGCTCGCCGAACCGGTCGACCCGGCCGTGGACGCGGAGCGGCTCGTCTTCCGGCGCGCGTTCCGGGACGTGTTCGCCGCGCGCGTCCAGGAGGGCGTGCGCTCGGGCGAACTGCCGCCCCAGGACGCGGTCCTGACGGCCTCGGCGCTGGTCGGGGCGGGGGCGGAGGCGCTCGTGGGGCCGCTGGCGGAGGGGTCCGTCGGCCCCGAGACCGTACCCGCACTCGTCACGTTCACCCTGCGAGCACTGGGAGCCCCCGATGCCGACCACGCATGA
- a CDS encoding acyl-CoA dehydrogenase family protein — MPTTHEVTNQVPPLTGHDVSADPALLEALRREGAGWAEAEVRELGAKAGGEEAQEWGRLAERRSPVLHTHDRYGHRIDEVEFHPYWHELMDVAVRHGLHGAPWRDERPGAHVARAAKVFVWGQADAGHLCPVSMTYAAVPALRVQPELAEVYEPLLTSSAYDFGLRVPTEKRGIIAGMSMTEKQGGSDVRANTTRAVPTGEPGQYALTGHKWFTSAPMSDVFLTLAQAPGGLSCFLVPRVLPDGSRNAIRLQRLKDKLGNRSNASSEIEYEGALGRLVGEEGRGVATIIRMVNMTRLDCAVSSASGMRLGLVQAVHHATHRAAFGARLVDQPLMRNVLADLAVEAEAATVASLRLAGAVDRAARGDAEEEQLRRLGLAVTKYWVCKRAPAHAAEALECLGGNGYVEDSGLPRLYRESPLPSIWEGSGNVAALDVLRAMSRQPEAVEAYFAEVDRGAGADRRFDAAVAGLRKDLAGLGDPDAVAYGARRLVERLALVLQGSLLVRHGHPAIADAFCASRLDGDRGLAFGTLPAGVDTAAIIARSGPDAVSTPA; from the coding sequence ATGCCGACCACGCATGAGGTCACCAACCAGGTACCGCCACTGACCGGTCACGACGTCTCCGCCGACCCCGCGCTCCTGGAGGCGCTGCGCCGGGAGGGCGCGGGCTGGGCCGAGGCCGAGGTCCGCGAGCTCGGGGCGAAGGCGGGAGGCGAGGAGGCCCAGGAGTGGGGGCGGCTCGCCGAGCGCCGCTCCCCCGTGCTGCACACCCACGACCGGTACGGTCACCGGATCGACGAGGTCGAGTTCCATCCGTACTGGCACGAGCTGATGGACGTGGCCGTACGGCACGGGCTGCATGGCGCCCCCTGGCGCGACGAGCGGCCGGGCGCGCACGTGGCGCGCGCGGCCAAGGTGTTCGTGTGGGGGCAGGCCGACGCGGGGCACCTGTGCCCGGTCTCCATGACGTACGCGGCGGTGCCCGCGCTGCGCGTCCAGCCCGAGCTCGCCGAGGTGTACGAGCCGCTGCTCACCTCCTCCGCGTACGACTTCGGGCTGCGGGTGCCGACGGAGAAGCGCGGGATCATCGCCGGGATGTCGATGACCGAGAAGCAGGGCGGCTCGGACGTCCGGGCGAACACGACCCGGGCCGTGCCGACGGGAGAGCCCGGGCAGTACGCGCTGACCGGGCACAAGTGGTTCACCTCGGCGCCGATGTCGGACGTCTTCCTTACCCTGGCGCAGGCTCCCGGCGGCCTGTCCTGCTTCCTGGTGCCCCGGGTGCTGCCCGACGGCAGCCGCAACGCGATCCGGCTCCAGCGCCTCAAGGACAAGCTGGGCAACCGGTCCAACGCCTCCTCCGAGATCGAGTACGAGGGAGCCCTCGGCCGGCTGGTCGGCGAGGAGGGGCGCGGGGTGGCCACCATCATCCGGATGGTCAACATGACGCGCCTCGACTGTGCCGTCAGCTCGGCCTCCGGCATGCGCCTCGGGCTCGTGCAGGCCGTGCACCACGCCACGCACCGCGCGGCGTTCGGGGCACGCCTCGTGGACCAGCCGCTGATGCGGAACGTCCTGGCGGACCTGGCGGTGGAGGCGGAGGCCGCGACGGTCGCGTCGCTGCGGCTGGCCGGGGCGGTGGACCGGGCGGCCCGCGGTGACGCCGAGGAGGAGCAGCTGCGCCGGCTCGGTCTCGCGGTCACCAAGTACTGGGTGTGCAAGCGGGCCCCCGCGCACGCGGCCGAGGCCCTCGAATGCCTCGGGGGCAACGGCTACGTCGAGGACTCGGGCCTGCCGAGGCTCTACCGGGAGTCGCCGCTGCCGTCGATCTGGGAGGGCTCCGGGAACGTCGCCGCGCTCGACGTGCTGCGGGCGATGTCCCGTCAGCCGGAGGCGGTGGAGGCGTACTTCGCGGAGGTCGACCGGGGCGCGGGAGCCGACCGGCGGTTCGACGCGGCGGTCGCGGGCCTCCGCAAGGACCTCGCGGGGCTCGGCGACCCGGATGCGGTGGCGTACGGGGCACGGCGGCTTGTCGAGCGCCTCGCCCTGGTCCTCCAGGGTTCCCTGCTCGTCCGGCACGGCCACCCGGCGATCGCGGACGCGTTCTGCGCCTCCCGCCTCGACGGGGACCGGGGCCTCGCCTTCGGGACGCTGCCCGCAGGCGTGGACACGGCGGCCATCATCGCGCGGAGCGGGCCGGACGCGGTGAGCACGCCGGCCTGA
- a CDS encoding cupin, giving the protein MLDLTALADEHLTAARTAPHGRSAHLVMHDGVLRQTVIALTSGTSLDEHNAPPAASLQVLRGRVSLTAAGRAEELRAGTLRMIPKERHGLTALEDAVVLLTAVND; this is encoded by the coding sequence ATGCTGGACCTCACCGCCCTCGCCGACGAGCACCTGACCGCGGCCCGTACGGCGCCGCACGGGCGCAGCGCCCATCTGGTGATGCACGACGGGGTGCTGCGGCAGACCGTCATCGCCCTGACCTCGGGCACCTCCCTGGACGAACACAACGCGCCACCGGCCGCGAGCCTCCAGGTGCTGCGGGGCCGGGTGAGCCTGACGGCGGCCGGGCGGGCCGAGGAGCTGCGGGCCGGCACGCTGCGGATGATCCCCAAGGAACGGCACGGGCTGACGGCGCTGGAGGACGCGGTGGTGCTCCTCACGGCCGTGAACGACTGA
- a CDS encoding LysR family transcriptional regulator, whose translation MLERYELEAFLTLAEELHFGRTAERLGVSTGRISQTVKKLERRVGTPLFARTSRSVRLTPVGHALYEDLLPAYRQMRAALERATAAGRGVHGRLRVGFGTPWGGELLTAAAEAVAALHPGCEITVREVPLDGGVRALQDGTLDLQYAAFPVREPDLTTGPVVVTDERVLLLPVGHPLAGRASLGPEDLAGLDLIAPAGAVPRYWVAHHYPRSTPSGAPVGRGPAAATWQEVLSHVTAGRGASPGAARGARYHPRPGIAYVPVRGVPPLEYGLVWPTASDSALLRAFVAAVGTAAAGGKTTAPEAGPVKKGATPPHAGPGCPPDGRTPRARGGGRR comes from the coding sequence GTGCTCGAACGGTACGAACTGGAAGCGTTCCTCACGCTCGCCGAGGAACTCCACTTCGGGCGCACCGCCGAGCGCCTCGGCGTCTCCACCGGCCGGATCAGCCAGACCGTCAAGAAGCTGGAGCGCCGCGTCGGCACCCCGCTCTTCGCCCGCACCAGCCGCAGCGTCCGGCTCACCCCCGTCGGCCACGCCCTGTACGAGGACCTCCTGCCCGCGTACCGGCAGATGCGGGCCGCTCTCGAACGCGCCACCGCCGCCGGGCGCGGCGTCCACGGCAGGCTGCGCGTCGGCTTCGGCACCCCCTGGGGCGGCGAGCTGCTCACCGCCGCCGCCGAGGCCGTGGCCGCGCTCCACCCGGGCTGCGAGATCACCGTCCGCGAAGTCCCCCTCGACGGCGGGGTCCGCGCCCTCCAGGACGGGACGCTGGACCTCCAGTACGCCGCCTTCCCCGTGCGCGAACCGGACCTCACCACCGGGCCCGTCGTCGTCACCGACGAGCGGGTGCTCCTCCTGCCCGTCGGCCACCCGCTGGCCGGCCGCGCGTCCCTCGGCCCGGAGGACCTCGCGGGCCTCGACCTGATCGCCCCCGCCGGCGCCGTCCCCCGTTACTGGGTCGCCCACCACTACCCGCGCAGCACCCCGTCCGGCGCCCCCGTCGGCCGGGGCCCGGCCGCCGCCACCTGGCAGGAGGTCCTCTCCCACGTGACCGCGGGCCGGGGCGCCTCCCCCGGCGCGGCCCGGGGAGCCCGGTACCACCCGCGCCCCGGCATCGCCTACGTCCCCGTGCGCGGCGTCCCGCCCCTGGAGTACGGCCTGGTGTGGCCGACCGCCTCCGACTCCGCTCTGCTCAGGGCCTTCGTGGCGGCGGTCGGCACGGCCGCGGCCGGGGGGAAGACGACGGCTCCCGAGGCCGGGCCCGTGAAGAAGGGGGCTACTCCTCCTCACGCGGGACCAGGGTGCCCGCCAGATGGTCGTACGCCACGTGCGCGTGGAGGCGGACGCCGGTGA
- a CDS encoding dienelactone hydrolase family protein, translated as MRTKTLRIPTEDGQADAFAAFPDRGERHPGVLMYADGFGIRPVLRELARELAGHGYYVLVPNPFYRHGPAPVVELPEHIGEEVRPAVFAQLMPLLQAHTTERVLSDADAYLRFLTGQPEVGAGPVAVTGYCIGGLYAVRTAAAHPDQVAAVAAFHGPVGVDGPDLFSKLTAQVHLGHAEGDMTPEALGELNEVLDAAGVHHTSEIYPGTIHGFTMADTDAFSASGLKRHWDRLLPLLDRTLGAGRGSGSEPNLPR; from the coding sequence ATGCGCACCAAGACGTTGCGGATTCCCACCGAAGACGGCCAGGCCGATGCGTTCGCCGCCTTCCCCGACCGCGGCGAGCGGCACCCAGGGGTGCTGATGTACGCGGACGGCTTCGGCATCCGGCCCGTGCTGCGGGAGTTGGCCCGCGAACTGGCCGGGCACGGGTACTACGTGCTCGTCCCCAACCCCTTCTACCGGCACGGCCCGGCACCGGTGGTCGAGCTTCCCGAGCACATCGGAGAGGAGGTCCGGCCCGCCGTCTTCGCCCAGCTGATGCCCTTGCTCCAGGCGCACACCACCGAGCGTGTCCTGAGCGACGCCGACGCCTACCTCAGGTTCCTCACCGGCCAGCCCGAGGTCGGCGCCGGACCGGTCGCGGTGACCGGCTACTGCATCGGCGGTCTCTACGCGGTGCGCACCGCCGCTGCCCACCCCGACCAGGTGGCGGCCGTCGCCGCGTTCCACGGCCCCGTGGGCGTCGACGGGCCCGACCTCTTCTCCAAGCTCACCGCCCAGGTCCACCTCGGGCACGCCGAAGGCGACATGACGCCCGAAGCCCTCGGCGAACTCAACGAGGTTCTGGACGCCGCAGGTGTCCACCACACCTCCGAGATCTACCCCGGCACGATCCACGGCTTCACCATGGCCGACACCGACGCTTTCAGCGCGTCCGGGCTGAAGCGCCACTGGGACCGTCTGCTCCCGCTCCTGGACCGCACCCTGGGCGCCGGCCGAGGCTCCGGCTCGGAACCGAACCTGCCCAGGTGA